The Glycine soja cultivar W05 chromosome 6, ASM419377v2, whole genome shotgun sequence genome has a window encoding:
- the LOC114416176 gene encoding uncharacterized protein LOC114416176 — MLTKKNRYIHSDTIVVEGNCSAVIQRILPLKHKDLESVTIPCSIGEVVLGKALIDLGASINLMPTHMTLQLADRSITRPYGVIEDVLVRVKHLIFPADFVVIDIEDDVDITLILGRPFMSTTSCVVDMGKRKLQMAIEDQQISFDMFHEEKAFPDQNVCLKVNMMEEKRLEKKVVEVGTLLDPG, encoded by the coding sequence atgCTGACAAAGAAGAACCGGTACATACACAGTGACACAATagttgtggaaggaaattgtagtgcgGTCATTCAGCGCATCCTTCCTCTGAAGCATAAGGATCTCGAAAGTGTCACTATACCGTGTTCTATTGGTGAGGTTGTTTTGGGtaaagctctcatagacttgggagctagtatcaatttaatgccCACACACATGACCCTCCAATTGGCTGATCGCTCCATCACAAGACCATATGGAGTGATCGAAGACGTTTTGGTTAGGGTCAAACATTTGATCTTCCCAGCTGATTTCGTAGTGATAGACATTGAAGACGATGTTGACATTACCCTAATTCTTGGAAGACCTTTTATGTCCACCACAAGCTGTGTGGTAGACATGGGGAAGAGGAAACTACAAATGGCCATAGAAGACCAACAAATCAGTTTCGATATGTTTCATGAAGAGAAAGCTTTCCCTGACCAAAATGTTTGTTTGAAGGTGAATATGATGGAGGAAAAGAGACTAGAGAAGAAGGTTGTGGAAGTTGGAACCTTGTTGGACCCAGGATAA